A window of the Geoalkalibacter sp. genome harbors these coding sequences:
- a CDS encoding 4Fe-4S dicluster domain-containing protein, translating to MSARRDSSKDQAFLIDMTKCTGCRGCQVSCKQWNQLQAEETEFFSGEGYQNPPAMSEHTFTRIKFRDYQKNGQNEFAFYKEMCMHCNDPACASVCPVGAFHKTEEGPVIYKAERCIGCRFCMIACPFGVPKYEWSKVFPLVRKCTGCYSRVREGLKPACVTACPTAISYGPRARMIKEAERRLTQHPDRYIHKVYGKDEAGGTNVIYLTNLPFDELGFKPVTLRPLPEYTWQALRLVPGIFIGVGATLSAITWLRHRKDRVKKDQHGAGTDFPPAPSETTEKHKEDQHS from the coding sequence ATGAGTGCCCGCAGGGATTCATCCAAGGATCAGGCGTTTCTCATCGACATGACCAAATGCACCGGCTGCCGCGGCTGCCAGGTGTCGTGCAAGCAGTGGAATCAACTGCAGGCCGAGGAGACGGAGTTTTTCAGCGGCGAGGGTTACCAGAATCCCCCGGCCATGTCCGAGCATACCTTCACCCGCATCAAGTTCCGCGATTACCAGAAAAACGGGCAGAACGAATTCGCCTTCTACAAAGAGATGTGCATGCACTGCAACGATCCGGCCTGCGCCTCGGTGTGCCCGGTCGGGGCCTTTCACAAAACCGAGGAAGGGCCGGTGATCTACAAGGCCGAGCGCTGCATCGGCTGCCGCTTCTGCATGATCGCCTGCCCCTTCGGCGTGCCCAAGTACGAATGGAGCAAGGTGTTCCCCCTGGTGCGCAAGTGCACCGGCTGCTACAGCCGGGTGCGCGAGGGGCTCAAGCCGGCCTGCGTCACCGCCTGCCCCACGGCCATCAGCTACGGGCCGCGCGCGCGGATGATCAAGGAGGCCGAAAGACGCCTGACCCAGCATCCCGATCGCTACATCCACAAGGTCTACGGCAAGGACGAGGCGGGCGGCACCAACGTCATCTACCTGACCAACCTGCCCTTTGATGAGCTGGGCTTCAAGCCCGTGACCCTGCGGCCCCTGCCCGAATACACCTGGCAGGCCCTGCGCCTGGTGCCGGGCATCTTCATCGGCGTCGGCGCCACCCTCTCGGCCATCACCTGGCTGCGGCACCGCAAGGATCGGGTGAAGAAGGATCAGCACGGCGCGGGCACGGATTTCCCCCCCGCCCCCAGCGAGACGACGGAGAAGCACAAGGAGGATCAGCACTCATGA
- the nrfD gene encoding NrfD/PsrC family molybdoenzyme membrane anchor subunit, with amino-acid sequence MTAKNIINEIQGYHRFIKFLILLVALAALGSAVRFIFGLGATTNLNDTYPWGLWISFDVVTAVPLAAGAFTIGVVAHVFRIEKLEPLVRPAIVTGFLGYSLVCVGLMLDLGQPHRGVYVLFPWNWNVHSPMFEVSMCVMAYTTVLFLEFLHPVSERFGWHIPLRLLRNLQIPFAILAAMISTLHQSTLGTFFLIAVDKLHALWYTPLLPLQFWLSAIFTGLCIVMLEASLVHRYMGQPDESTLLATLTKIIPWVMGAYMLVKFIPLLAMPQGPLFDRPILTALFAVEISIGLLLPFWMFLQSRIRTDKSMQLRAASLAIFGLVINRFNVSMFGMIQPGQEIYVPNFLESMVTVGIIAAHILFFVLIAKYFPIFEHHPETVDYSIPDRFHKIDTGHGPGRPEEVAGAAPVVARAAVKPHH; translated from the coding sequence ATGACCGCCAAGAACATCATCAACGAAATCCAGGGCTACCACCGCTTCATCAAGTTTCTCATCCTGCTCGTCGCCTTGGCGGCGCTGGGCTCGGCGGTGCGCTTCATCTTCGGCCTGGGCGCCACCACCAACCTCAACGACACCTATCCCTGGGGTCTGTGGATCTCCTTCGACGTGGTCACCGCCGTGCCCCTGGCGGCGGGCGCCTTCACCATCGGCGTGGTGGCTCACGTGTTTCGCATCGAGAAGCTCGAACCCCTGGTGCGCCCGGCCATCGTCACCGGCTTTCTCGGCTATTCGCTGGTGTGCGTCGGGCTGATGCTCGACCTCGGCCAGCCGCACCGCGGCGTCTACGTGCTCTTTCCCTGGAACTGGAACGTGCATTCGCCCATGTTCGAGGTTTCCATGTGCGTCATGGCCTACACCACGGTGTTGTTTCTCGAATTTTTGCATCCGGTCTCGGAGCGCTTCGGCTGGCACATTCCCCTGCGTCTGCTGCGCAACCTGCAGATCCCCTTCGCCATTCTCGCGGCGATGATCTCGACCCTGCACCAATCGACCCTGGGCACCTTCTTCCTCATCGCCGTGGACAAGTTGCACGCCCTCTGGTACACGCCGCTGCTGCCCCTGCAATTCTGGCTCTCGGCGATTTTTACCGGCCTGTGCATCGTCATGCTCGAAGCGAGCCTGGTGCATCGCTACATGGGCCAGCCCGATGAATCGACCCTGCTCGCCACCCTGACCAAGATCATCCCCTGGGTGATGGGCGCCTACATGCTGGTCAAGTTCATTCCCCTGCTGGCCATGCCCCAGGGACCGCTCTTCGACCGGCCGATCCTCACCGCCCTCTTCGCTGTCGAAATCAGCATCGGGCTGCTGCTGCCCTTCTGGATGTTTCTGCAAAGCCGCATCCGCACCGACAAGTCCATGCAGCTGCGCGCGGCGAGCCTGGCCATCTTCGGCCTGGTGATCAACCGCTTCAACGTCTCCATGTTCGGCATGATCCAGCCGGGCCAGGAAATCTACGTGCCCAACTTTCTCGAATCCATGGTGACCGTCGGCATCATCGCCGCCCACATCCTGTTCTTCGTGCTCATCGCCAAGTATTTCCCGATCTTCGAGCACCATCCGGAAACCGTCGACTACTCCATCCCCGATCGCTTCCACAAAATCGATACGGGCCATGGCCCCGGGCGCCCCGAAGAGGTCGCGGGGGCGGCACCGGTGGTGGCGCGCGCGGCGGTCAAGCCGCACCATTGA
- a CDS encoding ATP-binding protein, protein MNRRDHRRTIMTLVWILASIGLLSGALTNSLVGWTLLSLNRERIQMLEQDRQLGQLAARLQRLGQEARGEIGQLLQGNDPGGGPSSAEAFVEAVGALHGALGDSPETAALAELQAASRDLAALRDRAAGWLARYQPVAADQQEKRTLGEVRLVLEEMRAAAETLEGRQRLDEAIALRRWRQAPPARSAALAEAFLREHSQRWPRVLKEIRGELGELSRLVETLAGEDQIDHLADLRDNQLKPSLERLERQLLWLAEEDERVPGLDSRRVAELRDLLFGRGHAIVQEYQTIRLGEGGLFRLSGDALLLRQEREGLQGQAQELFTQVETIHPLMADLAAERGAAISRQAEVRLRNGLLNLLALSVLVMAGFLGLGWLISRGVETQVRTMARLRRDKELLLNSAGEGILGLDAQGRASFINPVGARLLGRAAEDLIGRDAAPLLFDAPGAAPLAPVLAEGRAVHAEDRFLRADGTPFPGEYTATPMRNEKGEIEGAVITFLDVTERKQAAAALERSYAALDELNRDLEAKVAERTRDLEAKNLELVRTQEELVRKEKLAAIGLLAAGVAHEINNPAAIIRGNGEILRRRLAREEREDEEVREILKHTERISRITQSLLLFAREQAQPPAPPEDVAIQELLDDILAQVSHQVDLAGVEIVRDYQPDPPVVRADREKLRQVFTNLILNAAQAMAGRGRLRLSIRRAGAALEIQVADSGPGIPAEAQALIFNPFFTTKKDGTGLGLAVSYGIVQALGGRIELVGAPGEGAVFSVHLPCA, encoded by the coding sequence ATGAACCGCCGCGATCATCGCCGCACCATCATGACCCTGGTCTGGATCCTGGCGTCCATCGGGCTGTTGTCGGGCGCCCTAACCAACAGCCTGGTGGGCTGGACGCTGCTCAGCCTCAACCGCGAGCGCATCCAGATGCTCGAGCAGGACCGCCAGCTCGGCCAGCTGGCCGCGCGCCTGCAACGCCTGGGGCAGGAGGCGCGCGGCGAGATCGGCCAGCTTCTGCAGGGCAATGACCCCGGCGGCGGGCCGTCCTCCGCCGAGGCCTTCGTCGAGGCGGTCGGTGCCCTGCATGGGGCGCTCGGCGATTCTCCCGAGACGGCGGCCCTGGCCGAGCTTCAGGCGGCCTCCCGCGATCTTGCCGCATTGCGCGACCGCGCCGCCGGTTGGCTGGCGCGCTACCAACCCGTCGCCGCCGACCAGCAGGAAAAACGCACCCTCGGCGAGGTGCGCCTGGTGCTGGAAGAGATGCGCGCCGCCGCCGAAACCCTCGAAGGACGCCAGCGCCTCGATGAAGCCATCGCTCTGCGCCGCTGGCGGCAGGCTCCTCCAGCTCGGTCCGCGGCCCTCGCCGAGGCTTTTCTGCGGGAGCATTCCCAGCGCTGGCCGCGGGTGCTGAAAGAGATCCGCGGCGAACTCGGCGAACTCTCGCGCCTGGTGGAGACCCTGGCCGGGGAGGATCAGATCGATCACCTCGCCGATCTCCGCGACAACCAGCTCAAGCCTTCCCTGGAGCGTCTCGAGCGCCAGCTGCTGTGGCTCGCCGAGGAGGATGAGCGCGTCCCTGGCCTTGATTCCCGGCGCGTGGCCGAACTGCGGGATCTGCTCTTCGGGCGCGGGCACGCCATCGTTCAGGAGTATCAGACCATCCGTCTCGGCGAAGGCGGGCTGTTTCGCCTGAGCGGCGACGCCCTGCTGCTGCGCCAGGAGCGGGAGGGGCTGCAGGGGCAAGCGCAGGAGCTGTTCACGCAGGTGGAAACCATTCATCCTCTGATGGCCGATCTCGCCGCCGAACGCGGCGCCGCCATCAGCCGCCAGGCCGAGGTGCGGCTGCGCAACGGCCTGCTCAACCTGCTGGCCCTCAGCGTGCTGGTCATGGCCGGCTTTCTCGGCCTGGGCTGGCTGATTTCGCGGGGGGTGGAAACGCAGGTACGCACCATGGCCCGGTTGCGCCGCGACAAGGAACTGCTGCTCAATTCGGCGGGCGAGGGCATCCTCGGGCTGGACGCGCAGGGGCGCGCCTCCTTCATCAACCCCGTGGGAGCGCGCCTGCTCGGGCGCGCGGCCGAGGATCTCATCGGCAGGGACGCCGCGCCGCTGCTGTTTGACGCGCCGGGCGCGGCGCCCCTGGCGCCGGTGCTCGCCGAGGGGCGCGCCGTGCATGCCGAGGATCGGTTTCTGAGGGCCGACGGCACCCCTTTTCCCGGCGAGTACACGGCCACGCCCATGCGCAACGAGAAGGGCGAGATCGAGGGGGCGGTGATCACTTTTCTCGATGTCACCGAGCGCAAGCAGGCGGCGGCCGCCCTGGAGCGCAGCTACGCCGCCCTGGATGAACTCAATCGCGACCTGGAAGCCAAGGTCGCCGAGCGCACCCGCGACCTTGAAGCCAAGAACCTCGAACTGGTGCGCACCCAGGAAGAGCTGGTGCGCAAGGAAAAACTCGCCGCCATCGGACTGCTGGCCGCCGGCGTCGCCCACGAGATCAACAATCCCGCCGCCATCATTCGCGGCAACGGCGAAATCCTGCGTCGGCGCCTGGCGCGCGAGGAGCGCGAGGACGAGGAGGTGCGCGAGATCCTCAAGCACACCGAGCGCATCTCGCGCATCACCCAGAGCCTGCTGCTCTTCGCCCGCGAGCAGGCTCAGCCGCCCGCTCCGCCGGAAGACGTGGCCATCCAGGAACTGCTCGACGACATTCTCGCCCAGGTGTCCCACCAGGTCGATCTCGCCGGCGTCGAGATCGTGCGCGATTATCAACCGGATCCGCCGGTGGTGCGCGCCGATCGGGAAAAGCTGCGCCAGGTGTTCACCAATCTGATCCTCAACGCGGCACAAGCCATGGCGGGCAGGGGTCGGCTGCGCCTGAGCATTCGCCGCGCCGGGGCGGCCCTGGAAATCCAGGTGGCCGACAGCGGCCCGGGCATTCCCGCCGAAGCCCAGGCCCTGATCTTCAATCCCTTCTTCACCACCAAAAAAGACGGAACCGGCCTGGGACTGGCCGTGTCCTACGGCATCGTGCAGGCCCTGGGCGGGCGCATCGAGTTGGTCGGCGCGCCCGGCGAGGGGGCCGTCTTCAGCGTCCATCTGCCCTGCGCCTGA
- a CDS encoding ABC transporter substrate-binding protein, translated as MKFLVQCLLLILWCLSVPSLAPAAELVLGMSTALSGPTAELGGAMRDGVRLGLEHFNREGGIHGRRLRLVALDDGYEPARTAPNMRRLIAEEQVLAVIGNVGTPTAIASLPLIRERRVLFYAPFTGAGVLRQEPPDRYVINYRASYGEEIGAMIDALVRQAGLKPSEIGFFTQRDGYGDAGYVGGFAALQRYGLDDERQVLHVRYPRNTLAVENALADVLLAEKPPRAIIMVGAYAPCAKFVRLARAAGLRSLFLSVSFVGGDFLAEALGEDMDGVIVTQVVPHPEDRHLPLVDAYRRDLEEFAKDLSPNFVGLEGYIAARLLGLALERMSGEPDREALIDALEGLGRFDLGLGRPLELSPERHQASREVWPTLLRRGRLIPFDWTRIAALVPEAP; from the coding sequence ATGAAATTCCTTGTACAATGCCTTCTGTTGATCCTTTGGTGCCTGTCGGTTCCTTCCCTCGCCCCCGCCGCCGAACTGGTGCTCGGCATGTCCACCGCCCTCTCCGGGCCCACCGCCGAGCTGGGCGGCGCCATGCGCGACGGGGTGCGCCTGGGCCTCGAACATTTCAATCGAGAAGGCGGCATTCACGGGCGGCGCTTGCGCCTGGTGGCCCTCGACGACGGCTATGAACCGGCGCGCACCGCGCCCAACATGCGCCGCCTCATCGCCGAGGAACAGGTGCTGGCCGTCATCGGCAACGTCGGCACGCCCACCGCCATTGCTTCCCTGCCCCTGATCCGCGAGCGGCGGGTGCTGTTTTACGCGCCCTTCACCGGCGCGGGGGTGCTGCGCCAGGAGCCCCCCGATCGTTACGTGATCAACTATCGGGCCAGTTACGGCGAGGAAATCGGCGCCATGATCGACGCCCTGGTGCGCCAGGCGGGTCTCAAACCGTCCGAAATCGGCTTTTTCACCCAGCGCGACGGCTATGGCGACGCGGGCTACGTGGGAGGCTTCGCCGCCCTGCAGCGCTACGGGCTGGACGACGAGCGCCAGGTGCTGCACGTGCGCTATCCGCGCAACACCCTGGCGGTGGAAAACGCCCTGGCCGACGTGCTGCTCGCGGAAAAGCCGCCGCGCGCCATCATCATGGTCGGGGCCTACGCCCCCTGCGCCAAATTCGTGCGCCTGGCCCGCGCGGCCGGGTTGCGCTCCCTGTTTCTCAGCGTGTCCTTCGTCGGCGGGGATTTTCTCGCCGAAGCCCTGGGGGAGGATATGGACGGGGTGATCGTGACCCAGGTGGTCCCGCATCCCGAGGATCGCCACCTGCCTCTGGTCGATGCCTACCGACGTGATCTGGAGGAGTTCGCGAAGGACCTCTCCCCCAATTTCGTCGGCCTGGAAGGATATATCGCGGCCCGCCTTCTCGGGTTGGCCCTGGAGCGCATGAGCGGCGAGCCTGATCGCGAGGCGCTGATCGACGCCCTGGAAGGGCTGGGGCGCTTTGATCTGGGGCTCGGCCGCCCCCTGGAACTCAGCCCGGAGCGCCACCAGGCCAGCCGCGAGGTCTGGCCGACCCTGTTGCGGCGCGGCCGTTTGATTCCGTTTGACTGGACGCGGATTGCCGCGCTGGTTCCGGAGGCGCCATGA
- a CDS encoding sigma-54-dependent transcriptional regulator, with the protein MSHVIYLCDDEEGMLRYLRKTVAEWGFEARSHNSPTALLSALEKEDEGGVLLLDIRMPEMDGLEVLARVREKRPDLGVIMMTGYGTIDSAVEAIKQGAFDYLTKPFPEERLETAIAHCLERQRLLAENRALKKDLHGHLLPGEIIYRSRRFREVHDLARRAAAGDVSVLLLGESGTGKELVAAAIHYASPRAERRFLALNCAALTETLLESQLFGHVRGAFTGAAQNQKGLLEEAHGGTLFLDEVGELSPALQAKLLRVLQEGEFIPVGATRAKRVDVRFVAATNKNLEDMVARGAFREDLFYRLNVFALRLPPLRERPEDVEVLAEHFLRRAAMRLGRPLRGIAPEALAALRDYAWPGNVRELQNVIERGVILAQGDALSCADLPLQLSRPQAPAMVAEDDGQGPVTLADAERVQIQRILRRTGWNKSRAARLLDITRRTLDRKIQDYHLTPDEG; encoded by the coding sequence ATGAGCCACGTGATTTATCTCTGTGACGATGAAGAAGGCATGCTGCGTTACCTGCGCAAGACCGTCGCCGAATGGGGCTTCGAGGCTCGGTCGCACAACTCGCCCACGGCGCTGCTCTCCGCCCTGGAGAAGGAGGACGAGGGGGGCGTGCTGCTCCTCGACATCCGCATGCCCGAGATGGATGGCCTGGAGGTGCTGGCCCGGGTGCGGGAGAAGCGCCCCGACCTCGGCGTCATCATGATGACCGGCTACGGCACCATCGATTCGGCGGTGGAAGCCATCAAGCAGGGCGCCTTCGACTACCTGACCAAGCCCTTTCCCGAGGAGCGCCTGGAAACCGCCATCGCCCATTGCCTGGAGCGTCAGCGCCTGCTCGCCGAGAACCGCGCCCTAAAAAAAGATCTGCACGGCCATCTGCTGCCCGGCGAGATCATCTACCGCAGCCGCCGCTTTCGCGAGGTGCATGACCTGGCGCGGCGCGCCGCGGCCGGCGATGTGAGCGTTCTGCTGCTCGGCGAAAGCGGCACCGGCAAGGAACTGGTCGCCGCGGCCATCCACTACGCCAGTCCCCGCGCCGAGCGGCGCTTTCTCGCCCTCAACTGCGCGGCTCTCACCGAAACCCTGCTCGAAAGTCAGCTCTTCGGCCATGTGCGCGGCGCCTTCACCGGCGCGGCGCAGAATCAAAAGGGGCTGCTTGAGGAGGCCCACGGCGGCACCCTGTTTCTCGATGAGGTGGGCGAGCTGAGCCCCGCCTTGCAGGCCAAGCTGCTGCGGGTCTTGCAGGAAGGCGAATTCATCCCCGTGGGGGCGACCCGCGCCAAGCGCGTCGATGTGCGCTTTGTCGCCGCGACCAACAAAAATCTCGAGGACATGGTGGCGCGCGGCGCCTTTCGCGAGGATCTCTTCTATCGGCTCAACGTCTTTGCCCTGCGCCTGCCGCCCCTGCGCGAGCGCCCCGAGGACGTGGAGGTGCTCGCCGAGCACTTTCTGCGCCGCGCCGCCATGCGCCTCGGGCGCCCTCTGCGCGGCATCGCCCCCGAGGCCCTGGCGGCCCTGCGCGATTACGCCTGGCCGGGCAACGTGCGCGAATTGCAGAACGTCATCGAACGCGGCGTGATCCTCGCCCAGGGCGATGCGCTCAGCTGCGCCGATCTGCCCCTGCAACTCAGCCGCCCCCAGGCGCCGGCCATGGTCGCCGAGGACGACGGGCAGGGACCGGTCACCCTGGCCGACGCCGAGCGCGTGCAGATCCAGCGCATCCTGCGCCGCACCGGCTGGAACAAAAGCCGCGCGGCGCGCCTGCTCGACATCACCCGCCGCACCCTCGACCGCAAAATTCAGGATTATCATTTAACCCCCGACGAGGGGTAG
- the fdnG gene encoding formate dehydrogenase-N subunit alpha produces MNLNRRGFLKVSGGAVGASVLGIGLKPAEAYAQPLAIQYARETTTICPYCSVGCGIIVHSRGNQVINTEGDPDHPINRGTLCPKGASVYQLRDNPARVTEPLYRGKGEREWRKVSWDWALDQIARRVKDTRDASFMQVNAKGQTVNRTDAIASVGSAALDNEECYLYQKFLRGLGVVYLEHQARIUHSATVASLAATFGRGAMTNHWIDIRNADVILMMGANPAENHPVSFKYVLEAKDRGATLLSVDPRFTRTSAKSDIYAPLRSGTDIPFLGGMIRYILENNLYFDEYVRLYTNASFLVSEDFKMPDELDGLFSGYNEEKRSYDKASWSFQRNEDGTPKTDPSLQDPRCVFQLMKRHFSRYTLDVVSDITGTPKDKLLAVYEAYASTGKPDRVATILYAMGWTQHTVGTQNIRAMAIIQLLLGNIGMAGGGVNALRGESNVQGSTDYGLLFHILPGYLPTPNAGQPDLASYIEAHTPKTNDPQSVNWWSNRGKYITSLLRATYDQNLTAEQGFGYDLLPKLDVGQNGSWLMLFDRMYQGGIKGFFAWGQNPACSGSNAGKVRQALAKLDWMVTVNLFDNETASFWKGPGVDPSKIDTEVFFLPAAVSFEKEGSVTNSGRWAQWRYQAAKPLGNSRPDLEMINDLQFRVRRLYQSEGGAFPDPILKLSWNYGFKMPDGSIPHIDVHAVAKEINGYFLEDKEIAGKLYKKGDPVPGFAMLQADGSTSSGNWLYCNSYADKGNLMARRGKNDPSGVGLYPEWAWCWPVNRRIIYNRAAVDVNGKPWDAKRPVVWWTGSGWAGDVPDGPWKPMSDPEGKKPFIMTADGVAGLFAPGLNEGPFPEHYEALECPLDKNPLHGQRINPTIRLFPAGAAGEEVDAYYSCDQRYPYVATTYRVTEHWQTGVMTRNTPWLLELQPSNFVELSVELAQEKGIKNGDWCVVASGRGQVDAVAVVTKRFRPFKVQGMTIHQVGLPYHYGWHTPKAGDSANLLTPTVGDANTMIPETKAFMVNIEKKRG; encoded by the coding sequence ATGAACCTGAACAGACGCGGTTTCCTCAAGGTTTCCGGCGGCGCGGTGGGCGCCTCGGTGCTGGGCATCGGCCTCAAGCCGGCCGAAGCCTACGCCCAGCCCCTGGCCATCCAGTATGCCCGGGAAACCACCACCATCTGCCCCTACTGCTCGGTGGGGTGCGGGATCATCGTCCACAGTCGCGGCAACCAGGTGATCAACACCGAGGGCGACCCCGACCACCCCATCAATCGCGGCACCCTGTGCCCCAAGGGCGCCTCGGTCTATCAGCTGCGCGACAACCCGGCGCGGGTCACCGAGCCCCTGTATCGCGGCAAGGGCGAGCGCGAGTGGCGCAAGGTCAGCTGGGACTGGGCCCTCGACCAGATCGCGCGGCGCGTCAAGGACACCCGCGACGCGAGCTTCATGCAGGTCAACGCCAAGGGCCAGACGGTCAACCGCACCGACGCCATCGCCTCGGTGGGCAGCGCCGCCCTGGACAACGAGGAATGCTACCTCTACCAGAAGTTTCTGCGCGGCCTCGGCGTGGTGTACCTCGAGCACCAGGCGCGAATATGACACTCCGCCACGGTTGCCAGTCTGGCAGCCACCTTCGGTCGCGGCGCCATGACCAATCACTGGATCGACATCCGCAACGCGGACGTGATCCTGATGATGGGCGCCAACCCTGCTGAAAACCATCCCGTTTCCTTCAAATACGTGCTGGAGGCCAAGGACCGCGGCGCCACCCTGCTCAGCGTCGATCCGCGCTTCACCCGCACCTCGGCAAAATCCGACATCTACGCGCCCCTGCGCTCGGGCACCGACATCCCCTTTCTCGGCGGGATGATCCGCTACATTCTCGAAAACAACCTGTATTTCGACGAATACGTCCGGCTCTACACCAATGCGTCCTTTTTGGTGAGCGAGGACTTCAAGATGCCCGACGAGCTCGACGGGCTGTTCTCGGGCTATAACGAGGAAAAACGCAGCTACGACAAAGCGAGCTGGAGTTTCCAGCGCAACGAGGACGGCACGCCCAAGACCGACCCGAGCCTGCAGGATCCGCGCTGCGTGTTCCAGTTGATGAAACGGCACTTCAGCCGCTACACCCTGGATGTGGTCTCCGACATCACCGGCACGCCCAAGGACAAGCTGCTCGCGGTCTACGAAGCCTATGCCTCGACGGGCAAGCCCGACCGGGTGGCGACCATCCTCTACGCCATGGGCTGGACGCAGCACACCGTGGGCACCCAGAACATCCGCGCCATGGCCATCATCCAGCTGCTGCTCGGCAACATCGGCATGGCCGGGGGCGGCGTCAACGCCCTGCGCGGCGAATCCAACGTGCAGGGCTCGACGGACTACGGCCTGCTGTTTCACATCCTGCCCGGCTACCTGCCCACGCCCAACGCCGGGCAGCCCGATCTGGCGAGCTACATCGAGGCGCACACGCCCAAGACCAACGATCCGCAAAGCGTCAACTGGTGGAGCAACCGCGGCAAGTACATCACCTCGCTGCTGCGCGCCACCTACGATCAGAACCTCACCGCCGAGCAGGGCTTCGGCTACGATTTGCTGCCCAAGCTCGACGTCGGGCAGAACGGCTCCTGGTTGATGCTCTTCGACCGCATGTATCAGGGCGGCATCAAGGGCTTTTTCGCCTGGGGGCAGAACCCGGCCTGCTCGGGAAGCAACGCCGGCAAGGTGCGCCAGGCGCTGGCCAAGCTCGACTGGATGGTGACCGTCAACCTCTTCGACAACGAGACCGCTTCCTTCTGGAAGGGGCCGGGCGTTGATCCGAGCAAGATCGACACGGAAGTGTTCTTCCTGCCCGCCGCGGTGTCCTTCGAGAAGGAGGGCAGCGTCACCAACTCGGGGCGCTGGGCGCAGTGGCGCTACCAGGCGGCCAAGCCCCTGGGCAACTCGCGGCCCGACCTCGAGATGATCAACGATCTGCAGTTCCGCGTGCGCCGTCTCTATCAGAGCGAAGGCGGGGCCTTCCCCGATCCGATCCTCAAGCTCTCGTGGAACTACGGCTTCAAGATGCCCGACGGCTCCATCCCGCACATCGACGTGCACGCCGTGGCCAAGGAGATCAACGGCTACTTCCTCGAAGACAAGGAAATCGCCGGCAAGCTCTACAAGAAGGGCGATCCCGTGCCAGGCTTCGCCATGCTGCAGGCCGACGGCTCGACCAGCTCGGGCAACTGGCTGTACTGCAACAGCTACGCCGACAAGGGCAACCTCATGGCGCGCCGCGGCAAGAATGACCCGAGCGGCGTCGGTCTCTACCCCGAATGGGCCTGGTGCTGGCCGGTCAACCGCCGCATCATCTACAACCGCGCCGCCGTGGACGTGAACGGCAAGCCCTGGGATGCCAAGCGCCCGGTGGTCTGGTGGACCGGCAGCGGCTGGGCGGGCGACGTGCCCGACGGTCCCTGGAAGCCCATGAGCGACCCCGAGGGCAAGAAACCCTTCATCATGACCGCCGACGGCGTGGCCGGGCTGTTCGCTCCGGGTCTCAACGAAGGCCCCTTCCCCGAGCACTACGAGGCCCTGGAGTGCCCCCTCGACAAAAACCCGCTGCACGGCCAGCGCATCAACCCCACCATCCGTCTGTTCCCGGCCGGGGCCGCGGGCGAGGAGGTCGATGCCTATTACAGCTGCGACCAGCGCTATCCCTACGTGGCCACCACCTACCGGGTCACCGAGCACTGGCAGACCGGCGTCATGACGCGCAACACCCCCTGGTTGCTCGAGCTTCAGCCGTCGAATTTCGTCGAGCTGAGCGTCGAGCTGGCCCAGGAAAAGGGCATCAAGAACGGCGACTGGTGCGTTGTTGCCTCGGGTCGCGGTCAGGTCGATGCGGTGGCGGTGGTCACCAAGCGCTTCCGCCCCTTCAAGGTGCAGGGCATGACCATCCATCAGGTCGGCTTGCCCTACCATTACGGCTGGCATACGCCCAAGGCGGGAGACAGCGCCAACCTGCTCACCCCCACCGTCGGCGATGCCAACACCATGATCCCGGAAACCAAGGCCTTCATGGTCAATATCGAAAAGAAAAGGGGGTGA
- a CDS encoding 4Fe-4S dicluster domain-containing protein, whose protein sequence is MARKAFLIDMSRCIACRSCQVACKQWNKLEPEATVNRGTYENPPQLTPQLYNQIQFIEQDKDNEVRWLFMNQRCMHCGDAGCIKVCPSAGALYHTPEGMVAFNQDKCIECHYCVNGCPFDVPRYDQKKKVTKCHACMDRIANGLAPACVKACPTQTLRFGDRDALIAEAKASGKKIYGEEDLKGLGAVYILEDAPETYQLPAKPAIPASIFLWKDVIKPLGILGFWGAMGAALLHYVTFGPKKLDEFGRRHDDDLNHPEKGA, encoded by the coding sequence ATGGCACGCAAAGCATTTCTGATCGACATGAGCCGCTGCATCGCCTGCCGCAGCTGCCAGGTGGCCTGCAAGCAGTGGAACAAGCTGGAGCCAGAGGCGACGGTGAATCGCGGCACTTACGAAAACCCGCCGCAGCTCACCCCCCAGCTCTACAACCAGATCCAGTTCATCGAACAGGATAAGGACAATGAGGTACGCTGGCTGTTCATGAACCAGCGCTGCATGCACTGCGGCGATGCCGGCTGCATCAAGGTCTGCCCATCGGCGGGCGCGCTCTATCACACCCCCGAGGGCATGGTCGCCTTCAACCAGGACAAGTGCATCGAGTGCCACTACTGCGTCAACGGCTGCCCCTTCGACGTGCCGCGCTACGACCAGAAGAAAAAGGTCACCAAGTGCCATGCCTGCATGGACCGCATCGCCAACGGCCTGGCGCCGGCCTGCGTCAAGGCCTGTCCGACCCAGACCCTGCGTTTCGGCGATCGCGACGCGCTCATCGCCGAAGCAAAGGCGTCGGGCAAGAAGATCTACGGCGAGGAGGATCTCAAGGGCCTGGGCGCCGTCTACATCCTGGAGGATGCGCCGGAGACCTATCAGCTGCCGGCCAAGCCGGCCATTCCCGCCTCCATCTTCCTGTGGAAGGACGTCATCAAGCCCCTGGGCATCCTGGGCTTCTGGGGCGCCATGGGCGCGGCGCTGCTGCACTATGTGACCTTCGGGCCGAAAAAGCTCGACGAGTTCGGCAGGCGGCATGACGATGACCTGAACCATCCGGAGAAAGGGGCCTGA